From Halodesulfovibrio aestuarii DSM 17919 = ATCC 29578, the proteins below share one genomic window:
- a CDS encoding ParB/RepB/Spo0J family partition protein, producing MAGAQRGLGRGLDALFKNTETVEENESPNMLPLRLLHANPNQPRKQFDDAALEDLAASIREKGVLQPLLVRPQVVGGELSYEIVAGERRFRASQLAGIREVPVVIRELDDMETLAIALIENLQREDLTALEEAKGLQELKDQFNLSQEELAKQVGKSRSAIANTLRLLQLPDMAQEALSAGTITAGHARAILSVDDIARIDFLGLIVSQMLTVREAEALAASWKEHKSFALPKDTKNETPKNEKSAVLKEFQNQLTTLFSSKVTMSGTEKKGKVMLAYNTEAELHELLGKLGIKQAG from the coding sequence ATGGCAGGAGCACAGAGAGGGTTAGGCAGAGGGTTAGATGCACTGTTTAAAAATACAGAAACTGTAGAAGAAAATGAAAGCCCGAATATGCTTCCGTTACGTCTTTTGCATGCGAATCCAAACCAGCCCCGTAAACAATTTGATGATGCTGCTTTAGAAGATTTGGCAGCTTCTATTCGAGAAAAGGGTGTGCTTCAGCCGTTACTTGTTCGACCACAGGTTGTGGGTGGAGAGCTTTCTTACGAAATTGTTGCCGGTGAGCGCAGGTTCAGAGCAAGCCAACTCGCAGGTATCCGTGAAGTGCCGGTTGTTATCCGTGAACTTGATGATATGGAAACGTTGGCGATTGCGTTGATTGAAAACCTTCAGCGTGAAGATTTAACGGCTCTTGAAGAAGCAAAAGGCCTGCAAGAATTAAAAGATCAGTTCAACCTTTCACAAGAAGAACTTGCAAAACAGGTAGGTAAAAGCCGTTCTGCAATTGCAAATACATTGCGCCTTCTGCAGCTTCCCGACATGGCTCAGGAAGCCTTATCAGCGGGGACTATTACAGCAGGGCATGCGCGAGCTATTTTATCTGTTGATGATATTGCCCGTATTGATTTTCTTGGTCTTATTGTTTCACAGATGCTTACTGTGCGCGAAGCAGAAGCACTTGCGGCTTCCTGGAAAGAGCATAAGAGTTTTGCTCTTCCGAAAGATACAAAGAATGAAACTCCAAAAAATGAAAAGTCAGCAGTATTAAAAGAATTTCAAAACCAGTTAACAACTCTTTTTTCCAGTAAAGTTACTATGAGCGGTACTGAAAAAAAGGGGAAAGTTATGTTGGCTTATAATACAGAAGCAGAACTGCATGAGTTGCTTGGTAAACTGGGAATTAAACAAGCAGGATAA